A window of Paenibacillus sp. 19GGS1-52 contains these coding sequences:
- the hxlA gene encoding 3-hexulose-6-phosphate synthase — protein sequence MNIQLALDRMSITEAVAMARCTEPYIDWIEVGTSLIKEYGMASVEAMRREFPQKVIVADMKTFDNAKYEFELCFKAGADVATVMGAAPPVTVKLCVETAERFGRQTMIDLLHTSPKQQRELSEYTQAIHCLHISKDQQEVEESRQVAASNGAELTSLSDTMVRLQMAAAGGITLESLPELWPLRPAVLIVGSAITKASDPAQAARAIKAWIEEQERVYKDE from the coding sequence ATGAATATCCAGCTTGCGCTAGATCGGATGAGTATAACAGAAGCGGTGGCAATGGCTCGGTGCACAGAGCCTTACATCGATTGGATCGAAGTGGGCACCTCGCTTATCAAGGAGTACGGCATGGCTTCGGTGGAAGCTATGCGGCGTGAATTTCCGCAAAAGGTAATTGTGGCCGATATGAAGACCTTTGATAACGCCAAATACGAATTTGAACTCTGCTTCAAGGCGGGAGCCGATGTAGCGACTGTAATGGGTGCCGCACCACCGGTTACGGTCAAGCTATGTGTAGAGACTGCTGAACGGTTCGGCAGGCAAACGATGATCGATCTGCTGCATACTTCACCGAAGCAGCAGCGGGAGCTGTCAGAGTACACTCAGGCGATTCACTGCCTGCATATTAGCAAGGATCAGCAGGAGGTTGAAGAATCTCGGCAGGTTGCTGCGAGCAACGGTGCAGAGCTAACGAGTCTATCTGATACAATGGTGCGTCTGCAAATGGCCGCCGCCGGTGGGATTACGCTGGAATCACTGCCAGAGCTGTGGCCACTGCGGCCAGCCGTACTTATAGTTGGCTCAGCGATTACGAAGGCTTCGGACCCAGCGCAGGCAGCTCGGGCAATTAAAGCATGGATTGAAGAACAGGAGAGGGTGTACAAAGATGAGTAA
- a CDS encoding DUF445 domain-containing protein yields MKSRNLATTSLAIMAIGFLITLFLPENLAVILLRGGFEAGLVGGIADWFAVTALFRHPLGLPIPHTSLLLKNRDKIIQSLISAMENELLNKESIENKLRKIRIVSLGSKLLTKFFSRKKARAELLQQLGEFVLRLPLDKAVPYIQSAAAEYIREAELGIFADKITTKLMNDGKDVAVLDYALAGVSTWTERPETKAMLGKLASEKLSEVKLGGFKGMAFQAFVGFTDDDMLGGMLQGMLQSAIRDFREEDSPYREEVIREIRVALFQLVSDETKLASIKEWALNELQSEAVTGFLQTQLEQIRDKAVGIVEADQTVGGRKLFGLYAMLVRRISKEEQWIQSWEERIRASLISFVEANHFRLGLLVKENLDSMDDASLVNMLEDKVGKDLQWIRVNGALCGFVVGLVLTVVQLF; encoded by the coding sequence ATGAAATCCAGAAATTTAGCCACGACTTCACTCGCCATTATGGCGATTGGCTTTCTAATCACACTTTTTTTGCCGGAAAATCTGGCTGTTATCCTACTCAGAGGTGGCTTTGAAGCCGGTTTGGTGGGGGGGATTGCCGATTGGTTCGCGGTCACGGCGCTATTCCGCCATCCACTGGGCTTGCCTATTCCGCATACTTCTCTGCTGCTCAAGAACCGGGATAAAATCATTCAGTCGCTGATCTCCGCCATGGAGAATGAGCTGCTGAATAAAGAGAGTATTGAGAACAAGCTGCGTAAGATTCGTATAGTGTCGCTTGGTTCCAAACTACTGACAAAGTTTTTCAGCAGAAAGAAGGCGAGAGCTGAACTACTGCAACAGCTTGGCGAGTTTGTGCTTCGCCTTCCGTTAGATAAGGCTGTGCCTTATATTCAATCCGCAGCCGCAGAATACATTCGTGAAGCAGAGCTGGGAATATTCGCAGATAAGATTACGACTAAATTAATGAACGATGGCAAAGATGTAGCAGTCCTCGATTATGCATTGGCGGGAGTATCCACGTGGACGGAACGTCCAGAAACGAAGGCTATGTTAGGCAAGCTTGCTAGTGAGAAGCTGTCTGAGGTGAAGCTTGGCGGATTTAAGGGGATGGCTTTTCAGGCTTTTGTCGGATTTACGGATGACGATATGCTGGGTGGAATGCTGCAAGGGATGCTGCAATCCGCTATTCGTGATTTCCGTGAGGAGGACAGTCCATACCGCGAGGAGGTCATCCGTGAAATCCGAGTGGCGCTATTCCAGCTTGTGAGCGATGAGACAAAGCTGGCCTCAATAAAGGAATGGGCATTGAACGAGCTGCAAAGCGAAGCTGTCACTGGCTTTCTGCAAACGCAATTGGAACAAATCCGCGACAAGGCAGTCGGCATTGTGGAAGCAGACCAGACAGTTGGTGGACGTAAGCTATTCGGCCTTTATGCCATGCTTGTACGCCGTATCAGCAAGGAAGAACAGTGGATTCAAAGCTGGGAAGAGCGAATTCGTGCTTCGTTGATCAGCTTCGTAGAGGCTAACCATTTCCGGCTTGGCCTATTGGTCAAGGAGAACCTGGATAGTATGGATGATGCTAGTCTGGTGAACATGCTGGAGGATAAAGTGGGCAAGGATTTGCAGTGGATTCGTGTTAACGGAGCCTTATGCGGTTTTGTCGTAGGTCTTGTTCTTACGGTAGTCCAACTGTTCTGA
- a CDS encoding MFS transporter — translation MKTNKTNKTGLSATRWLRLIPIVFITYSLAYLDRANYSFGAASGMAKDLQISASMSSLLGALFFLGYFFFQVPGAHYAENKSAKKLIFWSLILWGFLAAATGIIHSVHYLIVIRFSLGVVESAVMPAMLVFLSHWFTKKERSRANTFLILGNPVTVMWMSVVSGYLVSSVGWRWMFILEGVPPIIWAFFWWRLVNDKPSDAKWMNGSEKKALADALQEEQQGLKPVKNYGEAFRSPLVIKLCLQYFFWSIGLYGFVMWLPSIIKAAPNMDMIATGWLTAVPYVLAVIAMLSVSYFSDKTLKRKAFVWPFLLVAAIAFYASYLLGADHFWISFVLLIIAGGAMYAPYGPFFAIIPEILPRNVSGGATALINSMGALGSFVGSYIVGYLNGSTGGFGASYIFMAGSLLLSAILTMMVNSSRKERAEKAKLEVSTQ, via the coding sequence ATGAAGACGAATAAGACGAACAAGACTGGCTTATCTGCAACACGCTGGTTGCGGCTGATTCCCATTGTATTCATTACGTACAGCCTTGCTTATCTGGATCGTGCCAATTACAGCTTCGGTGCAGCATCCGGGATGGCTAAGGATTTGCAAATCTCTGCGTCAATGTCATCGCTGCTGGGAGCGCTATTTTTCCTAGGGTACTTCTTCTTTCAGGTGCCTGGGGCACACTATGCCGAGAACAAGAGCGCCAAGAAGCTGATTTTTTGGTCGCTGATTCTCTGGGGATTTCTTGCTGCTGCGACAGGCATCATTCATAGCGTTCATTATCTGATTGTTATCCGTTTCAGTCTTGGTGTTGTAGAGAGCGCTGTCATGCCTGCGATGCTCGTCTTCCTCAGCCACTGGTTTACCAAAAAGGAGCGCTCACGGGCCAATACCTTCCTGATTCTTGGCAATCCTGTAACAGTAATGTGGATGTCGGTCGTTTCCGGCTATCTGGTCTCCTCTGTGGGCTGGAGATGGATGTTTATTCTCGAAGGTGTGCCGCCGATTATTTGGGCGTTCTTCTGGTGGAGACTGGTTAATGACAAACCGTCGGATGCAAAATGGATGAATGGAAGCGAAAAGAAGGCCCTGGCAGATGCACTCCAGGAGGAGCAGCAAGGACTCAAGCCGGTGAAGAATTATGGAGAAGCGTTCAGGTCGCCTCTTGTTATCAAGCTGTGTTTGCAGTATTTTTTCTGGAGCATTGGGCTCTACGGCTTCGTCATGTGGTTGCCTTCGATTATTAAGGCCGCACCGAACATGGATATGATTGCGACTGGCTGGCTAACGGCGGTTCCTTATGTGCTGGCGGTGATCGCGATGCTGAGCGTCTCCTATTTCTCCGACAAGACACTGAAGCGTAAAGCCTTCGTCTGGCCGTTCCTGCTGGTCGCAGCCATTGCCTTCTATGCCTCATACCTGCTTGGCGCGGATCATTTCTGGATCTCGTTCGTGCTGCTGATTATCGCTGGTGGTGCAATGTACGCACCTTATGGTCCATTCTTCGCGATTATTCCAGAAATTCTGCCTCGAAACGTCTCTGGCGGTGCGACAGCATTGATCAACAGTATGGGAGCACTCGGCTCCTTTGTAGGTTCCTATATTGTTGGTTATCTTAACGGCTCCACGGGTGGTTTTGGAGCTTCCTACATTTTCATGGCGGGTTCGCTATTGCTGTCAGCGATTCTTACGATGATGGTAAATTCTTCACGAAAGGAGCGGGCGGAGAAAGCTAAGCTGGAGGTGTCTACGCAATGA
- a CDS encoding sugar kinase has protein sequence MHLRDVVTFGEAMVMFAADRPGELKDIGAFSRGLAGAELNTAIGFSRLGLTAGWVSKVGVDVFGEYIRESLLAEKVDIAGVTDDAVHPTGFQLKSRVLAGDPQVQYFRKGSAASTLAGGDVDPGYFTSFRHLHLTGIPAALNAGTREFTNAALNCMRTAGRTISFDPNLRPSLWSSRTEMVTVINDLAVRADWVLPGIEEGEILTGSSDPEHIAAFYLERGASLVVVKLGPEGAYYRTREDEGTVTGFKVERVIDTVGAGDGFAVGLISGLLEGLNIEQAVQRGNAIGALAVQSAGDHEGYPTFVELERYLQDQLMGAK, from the coding sequence ATGCACTTGAGAGATGTGGTCACGTTTGGCGAAGCCATGGTTATGTTCGCTGCTGACAGGCCGGGAGAGTTAAAGGACATTGGGGCTTTCAGTCGTGGCTTGGCCGGTGCGGAACTGAATACAGCGATTGGCTTTTCTCGTTTGGGACTAACGGCAGGCTGGGTTAGCAAAGTGGGCGTAGATGTCTTCGGGGAATACATTCGTGAATCGCTGCTTGCCGAGAAGGTTGATATTGCTGGAGTAACCGATGATGCAGTCCATCCGACAGGATTTCAACTGAAATCAAGGGTGCTGGCGGGCGATCCGCAGGTGCAGTATTTCCGCAAAGGGTCGGCGGCGAGCACGCTGGCAGGTGGAGATGTTGACCCAGGCTATTTTACCAGCTTCCGTCATCTGCATCTGACGGGAATTCCAGCAGCGCTGAATGCAGGAACGAGAGAATTCACAAATGCTGCGCTGAACTGTATGAGAACAGCGGGACGGACGATTTCTTTTGATCCTAACCTGCGGCCTTCGCTCTGGTCCTCGCGTACCGAAATGGTAACGGTGATCAACGATCTGGCCGTTAGGGCAGATTGGGTACTGCCGGGAATAGAGGAGGGTGAGATTCTGACTGGCTCCAGCGATCCGGAACATATCGCAGCTTTTTATCTGGAACGTGGTGCTTCGCTTGTTGTCGTCAAGCTGGGACCGGAAGGTGCCTACTACCGTACGCGTGAGGATGAAGGAACCGTTACTGGCTTTAAAGTGGAGCGAGTAATAGATACGGTAGGCGCAGGTGACGGCTTTGCCGTCGGCTTGATCAGCGGATTGCTGGAAGGGCTGAATATTGAGCAGGCCGTACAGCGGGGGAATGCGATCGGAGCCTTGGCCGTGCAGTCAGCGGGAGATCATGAGGGTTATCCAACCTTTGTTGAATTGGAACGTTATCTTCAAGATCAATTGATGGGAGCGAAATGA
- a CDS encoding TIM barrel protein encodes MSMIYIPASVFGAGVSEQHNLAATVRSSGGDGLEFRRELFPPGELPLIACREAVERERLHSVYSVPIELWKTTGELNEVGLLKALKEAQMLRPEMLKVSLGHFNRECKLEQVERLKQLLEDHRLQAGQFTLLIENDQTPYGGKAENLLFFFEAVTRYGLPGVKLTFDTGNWAYCGEDAFAAAEMLAPYVAYIHCKHVDSSTGTCITLPLPPEKDAPWRKLLKLLPDEVPRAIEFTLPPGERLNYYVNLLRERGEILCT; translated from the coding sequence ATGAGTATGATTTATATTCCGGCTTCGGTGTTTGGAGCAGGAGTTAGCGAACAGCATAATCTGGCTGCTACGGTCCGTAGCAGCGGCGGTGATGGGCTGGAGTTCCGGCGTGAGCTATTCCCACCAGGAGAACTTCCGCTTATAGCCTGTCGGGAAGCCGTTGAACGCGAGCGTCTGCACAGTGTATACTCCGTTCCAATAGAATTGTGGAAAACCACAGGGGAACTTAACGAAGTTGGATTATTGAAAGCGCTTAAGGAAGCGCAAATGTTAAGGCCGGAAATGCTAAAGGTATCGCTGGGGCATTTCAACAGGGAGTGTAAGCTGGAGCAGGTGGAGCGGTTGAAACAGCTGCTTGAAGATCACCGTCTGCAGGCTGGGCAGTTCACTCTCCTGATCGAGAACGACCAGACGCCTTACGGCGGTAAGGCGGAGAACCTGTTGTTTTTTTTCGAAGCGGTTACGAGGTACGGTCTCCCCGGGGTGAAGTTGACGTTTGATACAGGCAACTGGGCATACTGTGGCGAAGATGCCTTTGCCGCTGCGGAGATGCTGGCTCCTTATGTCGCCTATATTCATTGCAAACATGTCGATTCGTCGACTGGAACCTGCATAACTCTTCCTCTGCCACCAGAGAAAGATGCACCATGGCGAAAGCTGCTGAAGCTGCTGCCTGACGAGGTTCCCCGCGCTATTGAATTCACACTGCCGCCAGGAGAACGCTTGAACTATTATGTCAATCTGCTGCGCGAGAGAGGAGAGATACTATGCACTTGA
- a CDS encoding YheC/YheD family protein codes for MGTKPKSGVMSKWIKTKVLMQSSEISPLIPETTRFTKTNLRNMLLKYGMVYVKPECGTYGNGVMRVEQTRDQGGTAYKYQSGTKIKNFGGFEDFYRSLKKSTHGRSYLIQRGIALLKHGGQRFDIRVMVQLSPRGKWETTGLIGRVAQRGKIVTNYHSGGKPTAVEKLLAPHLSSAQQDAVLRNLAKLGRDTGRFYHKKFPGFKQIGVDVGLDRSMTPWIIEVNTNPDPYIFNQLADKSMYRKVMSYRRAQNKKS; via the coding sequence TTGGGAACAAAGCCAAAGTCAGGAGTAATGAGTAAATGGATTAAGACCAAGGTATTGATGCAAAGCTCGGAAATTTCACCGTTGATTCCGGAGACCACAAGATTCACTAAGACTAATTTAAGAAATATGCTGCTGAAATACGGAATGGTCTACGTTAAGCCGGAATGTGGTACCTATGGCAATGGAGTAATGAGAGTTGAACAGACTAGAGATCAGGGCGGGACAGCTTACAAGTATCAGAGCGGTACCAAGATTAAGAATTTTGGAGGCTTTGAAGACTTCTATCGGTCGTTAAAGAAATCAACCCATGGACGCAGCTACCTGATCCAACGAGGAATTGCTCTACTGAAGCACGGAGGCCAGCGCTTTGATATTCGTGTAATGGTCCAGCTCAGTCCGCGTGGTAAATGGGAAACGACGGGTCTGATCGGTAGAGTAGCTCAGAGGGGTAAGATTGTCACTAACTATCACAGTGGAGGTAAACCCACTGCCGTGGAGAAGTTGTTAGCTCCCCATTTAAGTTCTGCACAGCAGGATGCAGTGCTGCGAAATCTGGCTAAGCTTGGACGCGATACCGGACGGTTCTATCACAAGAAATTCCCGGGCTTTAAGCAAATTGGTGTCGATGTGGGATTGGACCGCTCTATGACTCCCTGGATTATTGAAGTGAATACCAATCCTGACCCGTACATCTTCAATCAGCTGGCCGATAAGAGCATGTACCGCAAAGTAATGTCTTACCGACGAGCGCAGAATAAGAAGTCTTAA
- a CDS encoding substrate-binding domain-containing protein, with protein MVKVTISDVAEKAGVSKSTVSQYLSKRYQHMGTDTRSKIEQAIEELDYQPNVLARSLKQKRTSTVGVIVANIMHQLSTEICRGIEDYCQEQDINVILCNSDEDGGKEQKYAEMLQAKQVDGIILLPTGKNTALYAKLAKHKYPILFMDRRVEGVKADTIVVNNRESIYAAVAHLAEQGHRQIAIATAPLTISSRVERTEGYRKAMDDLGLGYSERMIINAEISSLKDRFRELFTGAEAPTALIAGNDLVLLEILAVVKEQGMRVPDDLALVAFDNIPFAHLLTPTLTTINQPSLEMGRKAAELILRRIRSEAEDLEPTELVFPCELAIRESSELILHNSGT; from the coding sequence ATGGTCAAAGTAACAATTTCTGATGTTGCGGAAAAAGCCGGTGTATCTAAAAGCACCGTATCTCAATATTTAAGCAAGCGGTATCAGCATATGGGAACAGATACCCGGAGCAAAATCGAGCAAGCGATCGAGGAGCTTGACTATCAGCCCAATGTACTGGCTCGCAGTCTTAAGCAGAAGCGCACGTCGACAGTGGGTGTCATTGTAGCCAATATAATGCACCAGCTATCGACTGAAATCTGCCGTGGCATTGAGGACTACTGTCAGGAGCAGGATATCAACGTCATTCTCTGCAACAGCGACGAGGATGGTGGCAAGGAGCAGAAATACGCCGAAATGCTGCAGGCCAAGCAGGTCGATGGAATCATTCTGCTCCCTACAGGGAAGAACACTGCATTATATGCTAAGCTCGCTAAGCATAAGTATCCTATTCTGTTCATGGACCGCCGGGTGGAAGGCGTTAAGGCCGACACTATTGTTGTCAATAATCGGGAGTCTATATACGCTGCGGTAGCTCATCTAGCGGAGCAGGGACACCGGCAAATCGCTATTGCTACCGCTCCGTTGACGATCAGTTCGCGGGTGGAGCGTACCGAAGGCTATCGGAAGGCCATGGACGATCTTGGACTGGGATATAGTGAGCGAATGATTATTAATGCAGAGATTTCCAGCCTGAAGGACCGGTTCCGTGAGCTGTTTACCGGGGCTGAGGCACCAACAGCATTAATTGCCGGTAATGACCTGGTCCTACTGGAAATACTGGCTGTTGTTAAAGAGCAGGGGATGCGAGTGCCGGACGATTTGGCACTGGTCGCCTTCGATAATATCCCTTTCGCCCACTTGCTCACTCCGACCTTAACGACGATTAACCAGCCATCCCTGGAAATGGGCCGAAAAGCAGCAGAACTCATCCTCAGGCGCATCCGTTCAGAGGCCGAGGACTTGGAGCCTACCGAACTTGTTTTTCCATGTGAGCTTGCCATACGTGAGTCTTCTGAGCTTATCCTGCATAACTCAGGCACTTAA
- the hxlB gene encoding 6-phospho-3-hexuloisomerase: MSKLKEILSEISEVLGRFEESAAEETAFQLLGDKRIFVIGEGRSGLMAKSFAMRMMHLGATVYVIGETITPSLSGNDILVAVSGSGTTQSVVWTAQKAQEIGAFIIALTTNRESPLGKCASRLILIPAATKHRREGEQPSIQPLGSLFDQCVHLVLDSVCLSFAKLSQIDNAMALKQHSNME; encoded by the coding sequence ATGAGTAAGCTGAAAGAAATTCTGTCCGAAATTTCCGAGGTGCTGGGGCGCTTTGAGGAGTCAGCAGCAGAGGAGACCGCATTTCAATTGCTTGGAGATAAACGGATCTTTGTAATTGGTGAGGGCCGCTCGGGGCTGATGGCTAAGTCATTCGCTATGCGGATGATGCATCTTGGAGCAACTGTATATGTGATCGGTGAGACGATCACCCCATCCCTATCAGGGAATGATATTCTGGTGGCTGTCTCCGGTTCTGGCACAACGCAAAGTGTCGTCTGGACGGCGCAGAAGGCACAGGAAATAGGCGCTTTCATCATTGCTCTGACGACCAACAGAGAGTCTCCCTTGGGCAAATGTGCTTCCCGGCTGATTCTCATTCCGGCGGCGACGAAGCACCGCCGGGAAGGAGAACAGCCGAGCATACAGCCGTTAGGTTCCCTGTTCGACCAGTGCGTTCACCTTGTACTGGACAGCGTGTGCCTGTCTTTTGCCAAGCTGAGCCAAATTGATAATGCTATGGCGCTCAAGCAACATAGCAATATGGAATAG
- a CDS encoding Cof-type HAD-IIB family hydrolase, translated as MLIALDMDGTLLNEKGNISPGNREAILQAQKLGHIVVIATGRSYMDAERQLRLVDLECPVISLNGAVITMPDKTLVASKPLNKEDIIPALRWMNEIPELYYEVYTEDTVYAELNKRVKLEKLAALSDEEVPEEVSWLLKAMIDQQFQQASVTYVENMEEVWSKDENVIYKALAFSLNRELLKEASTRFAAIPGMIITASHVNNIEINHKDANKGSGVAQLAAHYGIPLGHVAVMGDSYNDLPMFEMAAYRIAMANAAQILKDTAEYVTLSNEEDGVAVGLQYLFNQK; from the coding sequence ATGCTGATTGCTTTGGATATGGATGGAACACTACTGAACGAGAAAGGTAATATCAGCCCCGGTAATCGTGAGGCGATCCTGCAAGCTCAGAAGCTGGGCCATATTGTGGTTATCGCTACGGGACGCTCTTACATGGATGCGGAGCGACAGCTGCGGCTGGTCGATCTGGAATGCCCTGTAATTAGTCTGAACGGGGCAGTCATTACAATGCCTGACAAGACGCTGGTGGCGAGCAAGCCGCTTAACAAGGAAGATATCATTCCTGCTCTGCGCTGGATGAACGAAATTCCGGAATTGTATTATGAGGTCTACACAGAGGATACCGTTTATGCGGAGCTGAACAAGCGAGTAAAGCTGGAGAAATTAGCGGCGCTCAGTGATGAGGAAGTACCGGAGGAGGTTAGCTGGCTGCTGAAAGCCATGATCGACCAGCAGTTTCAACAGGCTTCCGTAACCTACGTGGAGAACATGGAGGAAGTGTGGAGTAAAGATGAGAATGTCATTTATAAAGCACTGGCTTTCTCTCTGAACCGTGAGCTGCTGAAGGAAGCCTCTACTCGATTTGCCGCGATTCCCGGAATGATTATTACAGCATCACATGTAAATAATATTGAGATCAATCATAAGGACGCCAACAAAGGCTCCGGTGTAGCCCAGCTGGCTGCACATTACGGCATCCCCCTGGGTCATGTTGCAGTTATGGGCGACAGCTATAATGATCTGCCAATGTTCGAGATGGCCGCCTACAGAATTGCCATGGCTAATGCGGCACAGATTCTTAAGGATACTGCCGAATATGTCACTCTCAGTAACGAGGAGGATGGAGTAGCCGTCGGTCTTCAATATCTTTTTAATCAGAAATAA
- a CDS encoding glycosyltransferase family 4 protein — MHICIIAPEQFPVPGDGSVEICIWAIARLLAHQHRVTIVSRRTPGLPDSNEQERVSIIRLPADSLSHYLTAVLNYIQGERFDVIQVDNRPLLMAAVKKQLPHTPVLLFLHSLTFVPPTATIAGNLSKADLVIANSHSLQQRLARRFPRLNPKISIVPLGVDLSRFVPTQAAEKLRLRRLYQLPPGFAVLFVGRVIPRKGVPVLIRAMQRLNSRLPAHLIIAGKGKAPYIRQLKLLARRLGVSVSFLGNVAHEEIHGLYQAADCFVCPSQRHESFGLVNVEAMATGLPVVASSNGGIKEIIISGHNGYLVKRYRESLPFARCLLRIGRNPKLAAKIGAQGRMDALQTFEWKHTAARLEILYLSLLPQSQSLS; from the coding sequence ATGCATATTTGTATCATTGCTCCGGAGCAGTTCCCGGTTCCTGGAGACGGTTCAGTCGAAATCTGCATTTGGGCAATTGCCAGACTACTTGCCCACCAGCATAGAGTTACTATTGTAAGCCGGAGAACGCCGGGACTTCCTGACTCTAATGAGCAGGAGCGAGTAAGCATCATCCGCTTACCTGCGGACAGCCTCTCCCACTATCTCACAGCGGTGCTGAACTACATTCAGGGTGAGCGGTTCGATGTGATTCAGGTAGATAATCGCCCGTTGCTGATGGCTGCTGTTAAGAAACAGCTGCCCCATACTCCTGTGCTGTTATTTCTGCATTCTTTAACCTTTGTACCGCCTACAGCAACAATCGCCGGGAACCTCAGCAAAGCCGATCTGGTTATTGCCAACAGCCACTCGTTACAGCAAAGGCTGGCCCGCCGTTTCCCCCGTTTGAATCCGAAGATCAGCATTGTCCCTCTGGGAGTTGACCTGTCCCGATTCGTACCGACACAAGCTGCGGAGAAGCTGCGATTGCGCAGGCTGTATCAGCTTCCACCTGGTTTTGCAGTATTGTTCGTTGGTCGGGTGATTCCCCGCAAGGGCGTCCCCGTGCTAATTCGGGCTATGCAGCGCCTGAATTCACGCCTGCCTGCTCATCTCATCATCGCTGGCAAGGGGAAAGCGCCCTACATCCGGCAGTTGAAGCTATTGGCCCGGCGGCTGGGTGTATCGGTTTCTTTTCTCGGAAACGTAGCCCATGAGGAGATCCACGGCCTATATCAAGCCGCCGATTGTTTCGTCTGTCCCTCCCAAAGACACGAATCCTTCGGTCTGGTTAATGTGGAGGCAATGGCTACTGGACTTCCTGTCGTTGCCTCGAGCAATGGCGGGATTAAGGAGATTATCATCTCTGGGCATAACGGTTACTTGGTAAAACGCTACCGTGAGTCTCTACCTTTTGCCAGATGTTTGCTGCGCATAGGCCGCAATCCCAAGCTGGCAGCAAAGATTGGAGCACAGGGCCGGATGGATGCGCTGCAGACCTTCGAGTGGAAGCATACAGCTGCACGGCTGGAGATCTTGTACTTGTCTCTTTTGCCGCAATCGCAGAGCTTGTCTTAA
- a CDS encoding P-II family nitrogen regulator has product MLMIKAIVRPEKADEVMAELMLAGFPSISKMDLLGRGKQKGIQVGDNHYNQISKKLLIIVIQDDEKEDVLSIIMRTAKTGDHGSFGDGKIFVLPVHEAYTISNGKNQL; this is encoded by the coding sequence ATGTTAATGATCAAAGCAATCGTAAGACCCGAGAAAGCCGATGAGGTCATGGCTGAGTTAATGCTTGCTGGCTTTCCATCCATCAGTAAGATGGATTTACTGGGTCGCGGGAAACAAAAGGGGATTCAAGTCGGAGACAATCACTATAATCAAATCTCCAAGAAACTGCTGATCATTGTCATTCAGGATGATGAGAAAGAGGATGTACTTAGTATTATTATGAGAACTGCGAAAACCGGAGACCATGGCTCCTTCGGAGACGGTAAAATATTCGTATTGCCTGTACATGAGGCCTATACCATTAGCAATGGTAAAAATCAGCTGTAG